In Pelmatolapia mariae isolate MD_Pm_ZW linkage group LG8, Pm_UMD_F_2, whole genome shotgun sequence, one genomic interval encodes:
- the LOC134633348 gene encoding endonuclease domain-containing 1 protein-like gives MLRLCALLALLFAAGCSLCAADVGTFTPCLQFFYRSWPPKGLAGTPICQRFINKYRFATLYSRPRRSPWFSAYLYTVPAGKRPSSSWKFEPQLAYPGGDGNMEQFPPGPLDQNIVESQAVQLDYINSTYSRGHLNPSLHHMSHDTRSSTFTLTNVVPQKKGSNDGPWELLEHSVNHTLATYCLGDAYVVTGIIPYRNDEHWLKNHRVAVPEYMWSAYCCPKYNQSLPKELTNAFPTYAAIGRNDPNSSEEIVPVDKTVKKQFRGYDVRKMSLETLEMYLKDRFNTVVSVFYEQCTGPDRSDLTENT, from the exons ATGCTTCGTTTGTGCGCTCTGCTCGCCCTGCTCTTTGCTGCAGGCTGCTCGCTGTGCGCTGCGGATGTCGGGACCTTCACTCCGTGCCTGCAGTTCTTTTACAGGTCTTGGCCCCCTAAAGGTCTGGCAGGGACGCCGATCTGCCAGCGTTTTATCAACAAGTATCGGTTCGCCACCCTGTACAGCCGACCCCGCCGCTCGCCCTGGTTTTCCGCCTATTTGTACACAGTACCTGCGGGAAAGAGACCCTCATCATCCTGGAAGTTTGAGCCACAG TTAGCCTACCCAGGGGGAGATGGCAACATGGAACAGTTCCCCCCAGGCCCTCTGGATCAGAACATCGTGGAGAGCCAGGCAGTGCAGCTGGACTACATCAACTCCACCTACTCCCGTGGCCACTTGAaccccagcctccaccacatgAGCCATGACACCCGCTCTTCCACCTTCACCCTCACCAACGTGGTTCCCCAAAAGAAGGGCTCTAATGATGGGCCTTGGGAACTTCTGGAGCACAGTGTGAATCACACCTTAGCAACCTACTGTCTCGGAGATGCCTACGTCGTGACGGGCATCATCCCCTACCGCAATGACGAGCACTGGCTCAAGAATCACCGCGTGGCGGTGCCTGAGTATATGTGGTCTGCCTACTGCTGTCCAAAGTACAACCAAAGTCTTCCAAAAGAGCTAACCAACGCCTTTCCCACGTACGCGGCCATCGGACGCAACGACCCCAACAGCAGCGAGGAGATTGTGCCTGTTGATAAGACGGTTAAGAAACAATTCAGGGGATATGATGTGAGAAAAATGTCCCTGGAAACACTTGAGATGTACTTGAAGGACAGATTCAATACTGTTGTGAGTGTGTTTTATGAGCAGTGCACCGGACCAGACCGATCAGACCTCAcagaaaatacataa